Below is a window of Mucilaginibacter ginkgonis DNA.
AAGTCAACAAAGTTTACACCTTTAACAGTGCGGCCATCCTTTACATCAAGGCAGGGAATGATTCGTTTGGCAAGCATTATATAGATACCAAAGCCTGCAAGTTCCAGTTTTTCACTTCTTCTATGGTGATCCGGTTTTCGTAAATGGCTTTTCCAACCACACAGCTTTCCACCCTAATTTTGTTTAATTGTTCTATGTCTTTCATAGAACTCACACCGCCGGACGCGATCAGTTTTATAAAAGGGGAGTGGTCGAGCAATTTCTCGTAAAGTTCAATCCCGGCACCACCCAATTTCCCGTCTTTGTCAATATCGGTGCATAAGAATCTAAAAAAGCCTAAAGACAAGCATTTATCTACATAATCGATCAATTTAACGGGCGAACTTTCCATCCAGCCCGAATATTTGATCACTTCGTCTAACACATCAATAGCGATAACTACCTGGTTTGCCTGTTTCTCTTTCACACACAGCGCCTCACTCAACTCACCTAAAAAAG
It encodes the following:
- a CDS encoding 1-(5-phosphoribosyl)-5-[(5-phosphoribosylamino)methylideneamino]imidazole-4-carboxamide isomerase — encoded protein: MYIIPAIDILDKKVVRLREGDYNQITNYDVTLEEMIERYQSHGTNFIHIIDLNGAKGDFSNQEYLFNIIKKTDMKVQYGGGVRTIEKVKELIGAGVHRVIVGTQAITNPAFLGELSEALCVKEKQANQVVIAIDVLDEVIKYSGWMESSPVKLIDYVDKCLSLGFFRFLCTDIDKDGKLGGAGIELYEKLLDHSPFIKLIASGGVSSMKDIEQLNKIRVESCVVGKAIYENRITIEEVKNWNLQALVSI